The proteins below come from a single Aegilops tauschii subsp. strangulata cultivar AL8/78 chromosome 6, Aet v6.0, whole genome shotgun sequence genomic window:
- the LOC109747725 gene encoding uncharacterized protein: protein MADAPLYKQHRRYTRELHDVDLHDNHKLHVVCTSKGEDVDKMLSTLRRKIGRMPVKLVDVDVEYTHYVKPQRAAVLKLCVEKECLVYHIYAAKDRLMELEKFLMNGEYTFVGFAIEGDKSKLKLSGLEINYDNYIDIQLERRDPYNKKKFDSLADVAGRMIDIHYHDMKKKINRKEDHTLWGFCPLPEKLIKYAAIDAFATYESWRIIYDVIMGLDRAKKTKKQSRRRTRL, encoded by the exons ATGGCGGATGCACCTCTTTACAAGCAGCACCGCAGGTACACCAGGGAGCTCCACGACGTCGACCTCCACGACAACCACAAGCTCCACGTCGTTTGCACAAGCAAGGGTGAAGACGTGGACAAGATGCTGTCCACGCTCAGGAGGAAGATTGGCAGAATGCCCGTCAAACTAGTCGATGTTGATGTCGAGTACACGCACTACGTGAAGCCACAGCGGGCAGCAGTGCTCAAGCTATGCGTAGAAAAAGAATGCCTTGTCTACCACATCTATGCAGCTAAAGATAG GCTAATGGAACTAGAAAAATTCCTCATGAATGGTGAGTACACCTTCGTCGGATTCGCAATTGAAGGAGACAAAAGCAAGCTGAAGCTATCTGGTTTGGAGATCAACTACGACAACTACATTGATATTCAGCTGGAACGGAGAGACCCATACAATAAAAAGAAGTTTGACTCTTTGGCTGATGTTGCCGGCAGGATGATAGACATTCACTACCATgacatgaagaaaaaaattaacCGCAAGGAGGACCATACTCTATGGGGATTTTGCCCACTACCAGAAAAGCTTATCAAGTATGCAGCAATAGATGCATTCGCAACATATGAGTCATGGAGAATCATCTACGATGTCATCATGGGACTGGACAGGGCAAAAAAGACAAAGAAGcaaagcagaagaagaacaaggctgtaA